The genomic segment GCTGTGATTTTGACTCGACAAAGGGCTTGATAAGCTATAAGTTCCTTGTAAGCCAGACCAATAAGCCATGGTCCGATGGACGCCATAACTTGCGTCTGGAAGCTTCCGATTGGGCTGGCAATAAGCTTAACAAAACATGGTCAGTAATGGTGGACAATAGCCTCAAGCGAGCGGCTAAACGACGTTATCAAGGACCAACACCCGGCATAAGCACTCCAGGCGCGAATCCTTCAAATCCTTATGGTCGTCCCGGCAACACACCAAATTACCCCGGACGTTAAGGCTAACCTCGTGATGGAAAAACAAGCTATCGCCGCATGGCTAAAGCTAGTCGGCGTAGAGTTACGGTCAAGCCGCAAATATGCGCTTTTAAATGAATACGGCAGTCCTCAAGCTGTCCTCGATGCCCCATCTGAAGATTTGGCTCAGATGGGATTTTCGCCCTCAGAAATCAACCGCCTCCACAACGCTCCCGAATTCCCTGCCTCCGCAATTAATATAATCGAGTCAGGGCAGTTATCAATGGTTACAATTCTAGATGATGATTACCCAGCGAACTTAAAACCTCTGGACGGAGCGCCCATAGCACTCTTTATTCGAGGCCAATTATCAGAGACAGATCGCTTTAGTATTGGAATAGTAGGAACGCGAAAAGCATCGAGTGTTGGTCTAATGATTGCAGAGCAGCTTGCGAAGGATCTAGCCAAATCGGGACTCTGCATTGTAAGCGGCGGCGCGTTTGGAATCGACACATCCGCACACCAAGGAGCGCTCGCGGCCGGTGGTCGAACTATTGCTGTACTTGCAAGTGGCGCAGAAATGGACTCCCCGCCATCTAACAGGGCTTTGTTTCAGAAGATTGCAGCCAATGGCGCGGTAGTATCAGAATTCCCACCCGGCACTACACCATTACCTGGCCGATTTCCCGTACGCAACTGGACGCTAAGCGGCCTCAGTTTAGGAGTGATTATGGTGGAGGTTCCTGAACGAAGCGGGGCGCTCATCACGGCCGGTTGCGCAGCAGAGCAGGGACGTGATGTATTCGTCGTTCCCGGTAGAATGGGGGAAACGAACTACGACGGCTCACACAGCCTTACCAAAGACGGCGCCACCCTAATCAGCAGCGCCGATGATATCCTCGCGGCATTAGGCATCCCAAAAGATGACCACCCCAAAACCAACAAACCCAATACAAACCTAACCCCTCAACAAAAACGGATATTAGAAGCCCTATCTCTAGAACCCACGCACCCCGACACCATCGCCCGCCAACTAAACTTACCCACGCAAGCCCTAGCCACCGAACTAACCATCCTAGAAATAACCAACCAAGCCCGCCGCCTCCCAGGTGGATTATATATTCGGGCACTGTAGAGAAGGTAGGAGATATGGGGTTTATAGCCAATATTTTATATTTTCATCATAAAGAAGGAAAAGTATATACGGACAGCTAATCTGTTTATATACG from the bacterium genome contains:
- the dprA gene encoding DNA-processing protein DprA; the protein is MEKQAIAAWLKLVGVELRSSRKYALLNEYGSPQAVLDAPSEDLAQMGFSPSEINRLHNAPEFPASAINIIESGQLSMVTILDDDYPANLKPLDGAPIALFIRGQLSETDRFSIGIVGTRKASSVGLMIAEQLAKDLAKSGLCIVSGGAFGIDTSAHQGALAAGGRTIAVLASGAEMDSPPSNRALFQKIAANGAVVSEFPPGTTPLPGRFPVRNWTLSGLSLGVIMVEVPERSGALITAGCAAEQGRDVFVVPGRMGETNYDGSHSLTKDGATLISSADDILAALGIPKDDHPKTNKPNTNLTPQQKRILEALSLEPTHPDTIARQLNLPTQALATELTILEITNQARRLPGGLYIRAL